In Heliangelus exortis chromosome W, bHelExo1.hap1, whole genome shotgun sequence, the sequence TACAACATATTAAAGCTTAAAGAATAAAACTTAAAGGCAGAAAAGTCTTCAGTGTCATTTTGACTAAGATGAGCCTTTACAAACAGGTTTGAAGTTGCCTTTCTAGATGTAATGGGACATACTAATTGTATAGTGTTCTcatgttgtttttctcttcctagaATGCCTAAGTCAAAGGAACTGGTGTCTACAAGCTCATCTGCCAGCGATTCAGATAGTGAAGCTGACAAAAAGGTGAACGTTAAATGCAGTTTATAACTATTGTATTAATGCTTGTATTTCAGGCTGAGGTTAAGGAGCATGATGTCACAAAATGAATGTTATTCAGTATGATTTAtcagatgctaaaaaaaaaaaacaacaacaaacccaacccaTATAAAAACACCCCTCCCAACCCCAAAGCAACAAttaaacccaacaaaacaaaattaatctgCGAAGTCCCCCAAGATTAGGGTTTCAGTGGATGCTTTTTAGcaaacttttttcttaaattgcattttgctttctttaggaTTTTTCATGTGGTATATCTAGCCACAAGATTCCTGGAACTCTTTGCTGCTTTATGGCAAGTGATAAAAGGCTTCTGTATAAGCTGCCTCTGGGTGGGAAGACTTTGGACTAATTTTGGTGATGCTTCCCATGTCCCTCTTCCTTTTAGTATCTGGATTACTTGCAAATCCAAAACTTAAAACTTCAACTTGCCCTGTCATTCATGTactatttgctttttttgtttgcagattcttttttgctgttttagATTCTACATTTACTGTAATATTATCTGCTAGTTTCTCACTTAAAAGCTGAGCCAACCCAAATGTCTTTGAATTGATAATTTTCATGTTAActgtttaaatgtttaaattaaaaaatgtttaaatttagtgttctcttttatttttaagttatttgTTTTATGAGTTTGTATAGATGTACCAGTCATTATGAACAAAAACTGAATAGAACAGTGAATTtgtcttttaaagaaatactaGATGGTAATGCAGACATCAGGTCTTTTAGTGCAGTATGCAAAGAGGCTTGGTCTGCTTtactcaatttttttcaaatatgacTGGTTGCGCTTAGCAAATTAGGTATTTTGTCAAATTTCAATATAAGAGAAAATGGTCAGGTGTTTGGTgttgtttgttgcttttctctgtgtgtgtgtgcttatgGTTGTTAAGTACATGTATTCCTAAAAAGACACAGTCTAAGTCTGCTTTAGTGGCCAATAaggttgttgctttttttttctataacaACCTCCCCTATTTGTTTGAACTGTTTATCATTAAAAGAGGTTATCTACAAAATTATTCTAGCAGGTGGGACACGTTTTGTATCTTTGTATTAATCACATGATTACTATAAAACCATTAGTAAAAATAGTAACTTTGTAGCAGCTTCTGGCAAAATAATCAATTTACAGTTGATATTGTCTGaatgcttaatttttatttttttttttttttttatcatgctAGGGATAGAGATTGGactgggatttaaaaaaaacaaaaccaaacaacacaacCAAGTCCTCTGTTGGATTTGATTTCCAGattcttttttcattatcttAGCTATTCTTTCTTGTCACTTACAAGAGTTGTTAGCTGGCCTGTATTAGTCATTGCAGTCAGTGGAAAGGAAGGTAATACTTCCATCagactttaaaattttaattaaaaataccaaaccaaCAATACTAATTATACAAGAAGAGTAGatgttttgaaatgtgtttttaattaattcactTATGTTTAAAGCCAAAGTATATTATGGTAAACTTCACTTGGAACAGAATTAGGCTTATCtgaagatttttcctttttttaaattctagtCTAAATGTACAGTATTGGATTCCTGCCTTCACAAAAGGAAGGTAATAAGTTGTATTACATATTAGTAGTTTATGATCTGTAACAAAGTTTTTTGTAACATATGCATGAACCAcaacttattttatttcttcttaaaattcTTGCTCCAAGGCAAAGCGTAAAAAGCAAGCGGCTCCAGAAAAGCgtgtaaagaaacaaaagactGGTGAAAGTTCAAAAGGTGTAGCTTCTTCTAAGCAAAGCAGTAACAGAGATGAGAATATGTTTCAGGTAATATTAATGACTCTCTTAGAGCCTGGTTAAGGTAAACATTTAAATCATATTCAATATAAATTTTATGAGGTGTTCTGAATATCTTGATAGAATAGTGATTGGTCTCCTGAAGCCTTGGCCAAAGGGGATTATGATGCAGATTAAATgctcagaaaaagcattttcaggtTTTTACAATTGCCACATGGTAACTCTCTGGATAGTCATTTTATCTGTAGATACAGTACTTACCACCAGTATACTGTAAATATTAGATCAGGACAGTCTCTACgtggaaatgctttttaatcAGGGCTCTTGAAAGAATGGTTTTCAAGAACCTAAGTGTATGACTCTTTGTTCCCATTTAACTAGGTCAAGGGCAACTTGGATTCTGTCTTATGAGAGTGTCTTGGAATAAGTTTTGCTTGTTCCTTTATGATACTTGTTTTTCTCactgaacaacaaaaaagattGTAATTTTTTACATTGTCCTTATTTTTAAGATGGGATGAATGTACATTTTTCAGCATCAAGAAGCATTTGTGAATTCAGGGTATTGTAGTCCCGGGGTTAGCCCAAGGCAGTAGCAGTGTGCTGAAAGCTGTGCAAGAATATATGTAGCTCAGAATTACCTGGTTTAGGGGTGTGGATCAAGACTTATTAAATATCTGTGGCTAGCTGCCTTGAATGGGGCAGGGGATAGAAAAGGAACTTAAATTCTTAGAGACTTCAATTCTGAAGTTTGTGAAAGGGTATGGGAGAGGTGCCCAATAAGATGATCCCAACACTAAGTAAGGCAAATGAAATGGGTTTGTGCTGTaactgtgcaggaaaaaaaatatcttttatagAGAGAAGACATGATGAACTGATACTGTAATACAGGgcagttatttttaatgtaacaaTTCTCACTTTCATGTATAATTGGAGGGAGAGCTTCAGTTTAAGATGCTGGGAATCAATGCCTGGACTTCGATCAAAGAAAgactaatatttttatttctattggGCATACTTTGATCTATATAGGAAAAATGAGGTAGTATCTTTTACACCTCATGAGGTGAACTGCAGTTAGAACTCAAACTATGTATAGGCTTTATGCTATGTTTGTTATATGATCAGAAATTCCAGCCTTagggaaaatgtttaaaattttcaaTACTCtcctgatggggaaaaaaacccaagcaaaccatacctgaaaaaaaccccaacaaacaaacaaaaaccaaacctcctAAAACTccattttttcaaataaaagcaaaagtactTGTGTAAATAAAATATCACTTTGAGCCATCAGTGTTCCTTAGTCTCTGCCTGCCTTGTAGTTACTCAACAACAAAAGGTTTTAGATTGCTTATTGTGTTATGTGAAACAtcgtggctttttttttttttttcatgctacaTCAACTTATGTGCATTAATTAAGATGCAACTTTTTCAGTGTAGAAATAGTACTGTAGGTCTGAGGAtatttcctctctcccccctaCCCAGGAGAGCATGGTAGAAGATTTAGTTGTGTGTTAATTTTTAGATATGGTTTTCTTTGTTCTAGGACTATTATTAACACTAGAAATTCTCCTTTTGGCTTCTCTGTGGTAGTAAAATGTTCTCTGTGCAAGTGACTTTGCAGCATAACTTAATTATAACTTCAAGCCGGTGGGGAAGAAGGCCAGCCTGGCTGAATAGGGAGATCTGGGTGCAATTTGGGGGACGTGAAAGGGAAGGAGAGTTGATGGCTTTTGAAAAAGGGGGGAGGACTACAAAGGTGTCATGAGGCTATGCagggagaaaatcagaagggcCAAAGCCCAAAGATATTAATCTGGCTGTAGCTGTCAAAGATAAGAAATGCTTCTACAAATATATTGGCAACAAAAGGAGAACCTCTATCCTTTATTGTATGCAGGGGGAAACTGatcaaggatgaggaaaaggatgAAGTATTTAATGCCTTCTCTGCTTCAGTCTTAAG encodes:
- the LOC139789232 gene encoding activated RNA polymerase II transcriptional coactivator p15-like isoform X3, which produces MPKSKELVSTSSSASDSDSEADKKSKCTVLDSCLHKRKAKRKKQAAPEKRVKKQKTGESSKGVASSKQSSNRDENMFQIGKMRYVSVRDFKGKVLIDIREYWMDQEGEMKPGRKGISLNPEQWNQLKEQISDIDDATYMEVLFC
- the LOC139789232 gene encoding activated RNA polymerase II transcriptional coactivator p15-like isoform X4 produces the protein MPKSKELVSTSSSASDSDSEADKKAKRKKQAAPEKRVKKQKTGESSKGVASSKQSSNRDENMFQIGKMRYVSVRDFKGKVLIDIREYWMDQEGEMKPGRKGISLNPEQWNQLKEQISDIDDAVRKF